One region of Chryseobacterium muglaense genomic DNA includes:
- a CDS encoding aminoacyl-histidine dipeptidase produces the protein MELSNIEPQIIWKNFSKLNAVPRPSKKEGKIIAFIKEFGENLGLETTVDEVGNVIIKKPATPGMENRKSIVMQSHLDMVCQKNNDVNFDFETQGIQMEVDGDWVKAKGTTLGADNGLGVATIMSILESTDIPHPDLEALFTIDEETGMTGALGLKPGQLTGQILLNLDTEEDDEIDIGCAGGIDVTVSQNYATEASNGQIVRIEVKGLQGGHSGMDIHKGFGNANIIMGRILYKALENQNVQLISIDGGSLRNAIPRESVALISVRNAGEFIENVTNGIKKEILEEFASVEAHLQINIENATSAEKALSVDDSKKIILVLKSLHNGVYRMSPDVQDLVESSNNVARVELKEGGLKILNLSRSSVDSSKDSVAEQLKSVSELAGMNVEFSGSYPGWKPKPGSEIVQVLEKIYTEKFSEKPHVVACHAGLECGIIGANYPEMEMVSYGPTIRGAHSPDEKANISSTQKFWSFTKDILANIPLK, from the coding sequence ATGGAACTATCCAATATAGAACCGCAAATTATCTGGAAGAATTTCTCCAAATTAAATGCAGTTCCGAGACCGTCAAAAAAAGAAGGGAAAATTATTGCTTTCATCAAAGAATTTGGTGAAAATTTAGGACTGGAAACTACTGTAGATGAAGTAGGAAATGTGATTATTAAAAAACCGGCTACTCCGGGAATGGAAAACCGCAAATCGATTGTTATGCAGTCGCATTTAGATATGGTTTGCCAAAAAAACAACGATGTAAACTTCGATTTTGAAACTCAGGGAATTCAGATGGAAGTTGATGGAGACTGGGTAAAAGCAAAAGGTACCACTTTAGGAGCAGATAACGGTTTAGGAGTTGCCACGATTATGTCGATTCTTGAAAGTACAGACATTCCACATCCTGATTTGGAAGCTCTTTTCACTATTGATGAAGAAACAGGAATGACCGGAGCTTTAGGTTTAAAACCTGGACAATTGACCGGACAAATTCTTTTAAATTTAGATACAGAAGAAGATGACGAAATCGACATCGGATGTGCAGGTGGAATTGATGTTACCGTAAGCCAAAACTACGCAACAGAAGCTTCTAACGGTCAAATTGTAAGAATCGAAGTAAAAGGTTTACAAGGTGGTCACTCAGGAATGGATATCCACAAAGGTTTTGGAAATGCCAATATCATTATGGGCAGAATTCTTTACAAAGCTTTGGAAAATCAAAACGTTCAGTTAATTTCAATTGATGGCGGAAGTTTGAGAAATGCAATCCCAAGAGAATCTGTAGCTTTAATTTCTGTGAGAAACGCTGGTGAGTTTATTGAAAATGTAACCAACGGAATTAAAAAAGAAATCTTAGAAGAGTTTGCTTCTGTTGAAGCCCATCTTCAGATTAATATTGAAAATGCTACAAGCGCAGAAAAAGCGCTTTCTGTAGATGATTCAAAGAAAATTATTCTGGTTTTAAAATCTCTTCACAACGGTGTTTACAGAATGAGCCCGGATGTACAGGATTTGGTAGAGTCATCAAACAACGTGGCAAGAGTAGAACTAAAAGAAGGCGGTTTAAAAATATTAAACCTTTCAAGGTCGTCTGTGGATTCGTCTAAAGATTCAGTTGCAGAACAATTGAAATCTGTATCAGAATTAGCTGGAATGAACGTTGAATTCAGCGGATCTTACCCAGGATGGAAACCAAAACCAGGTTCTGAAATAGTACAGGTTTTAGAAAAAATATACACAGAGAAATTTTCAGAAAAACCTCACGTTGTGGCTTGTCATGCTGGTTTAGAGTGTGGAATTATCGGTGCTAATTACCCAGAAATGGAAATGGTAAGTTACGGACCAACCATCAGAGGAGCTCACTCTCCTGACGAGAAGGCAAATATTTCTTCAACCCAGAAATTCTGGAGTTTCACAAAAGATATTTTAGCAAATATTCCATTGAAATAA
- a CDS encoding NAD(P)/FAD-dependent oxidoreductase gives MITTDILIIGAGPTGLFAVFEAGLLKMKCHIIDALPQPGGQLAELYPKKPIFDIPGYPSVNAGELVDNLMEQIKQFQPGFTLGETAVSYTKVDDEWFEVVTNKGTVHRCKAIAIAGGLGTFEPRKPTFENLADYEEKGLEYFVKEPEHFRNKKVVIAGGGDSALDWSVFLSNVASEVTLIHRRNEFRGALDSVEKVQDLKNQGKIKLITPAEVTGVKGDGKVEAITVAVDGQDPYDIETDYFIPLFGLTPKLGEIGNWGLNIEKNAIVVNNALDYQTNIDGIYAIGDINTYPGKLKLILCGFHEATLMCQSVYNRLNPGKKFVLKYTTVSGVDGFDGSRKEAEKAVVKKID, from the coding sequence ATGATCACTACAGATATATTGATTATTGGAGCAGGACCAACGGGGCTTTTTGCTGTGTTTGAAGCAGGCTTGCTAAAAATGAAATGTCACATCATCGACGCACTTCCTCAACCGGGAGGTCAGTTGGCAGAATTATATCCTAAAAAACCGATTTTCGATATTCCGGGGTATCCGTCTGTAAATGCAGGTGAATTGGTAGATAATTTAATGGAACAGATTAAACAGTTTCAGCCAGGATTCACTTTAGGGGAAACTGCAGTTTCTTATACCAAAGTAGATGATGAATGGTTTGAAGTTGTTACCAATAAAGGTACAGTTCATAGATGTAAAGCAATTGCTATTGCTGGAGGTTTGGGAACTTTTGAGCCTAGAAAACCTACTTTTGAAAACTTGGCAGACTATGAAGAAAAAGGTTTGGAATATTTCGTAAAAGAACCAGAACATTTCAGAAATAAAAAAGTTGTGATTGCTGGAGGTGGAGATTCTGCCTTAGATTGGAGCGTTTTCTTGTCTAATGTGGCAAGTGAAGTGACTTTAATTCATAGAAGAAACGAATTCCGTGGTGCTTTAGATTCTGTAGAAAAAGTACAAGATTTAAAAAATCAAGGGAAAATTAAATTGATTACTCCTGCAGAAGTAACTGGCGTAAAAGGTGACGGAAAAGTTGAAGCAATTACGGTAGCTGTTGACGGACAAGATCCTTACGATATTGAAACTGATTATTTTATTCCATTATTCGGATTGACTCCAAAATTGGGTGAGATTGGAAACTGGGGTTTGAATATCGAGAAAAATGCAATCGTAGTAAACAACGCTTTAGACTATCAAACTAATATTGACGGGATTTACGCAATCGGAGATATTAATACCTATCCTGGAAAATTAAAGTTGATCCTTTGTGGTTTCCACGAAGCTACTTTAATGTGTCAGAGTGTTTATAACAGATTAAATCCTGGTAAAAAATTCGTTTTAAAATATACAACAGTAAGTGGAGTAGATGGTTTCGACGGAAGCCGTAAAGAAGCTGAAAAAGCAGTTGTAAAGAAAATAGATTAA
- a CDS encoding type II toxin-antitoxin system RelE/ParE family toxin, whose product MKSGYNISWTPNALTELRETIEYLQKNFSDKEISKLARKIESFSEIISQNPYIFPKSEQTNIHKAIILTFNTVYYRIKDNNVEILSFFSNRQSPIKRKI is encoded by the coding sequence ATGAAAAGTGGTTATAATATTTCGTGGACTCCAAATGCATTGACCGAATTAAGGGAAACAATTGAATATCTTCAAAAAAACTTTTCAGATAAAGAAATCTCAAAACTTGCCCGTAAAATTGAAAGTTTCTCGGAAATCATTTCTCAGAATCCATATATTTTTCCAAAGTCTGAACAGACAAACATTCACAAAGCGATTATTCTTACTTTTAATACTGTATATTATCGTATTAAGGACAACAATGTAGAAATCTTATCATTTTTCTCAAATCGACAGTCTCCTATTAAAAGAAAAATCTAA
- a CDS encoding DUF3108 domain-containing protein: protein MKKILTIITLFAFFLGYSQLTNVADGESISLRIHYGFLNAGTANLTTKKVNYKGVPHLYVKGTGQTTGAVKAFFKVEDLYESYINIDTELPSFYVRNVKEGSYTQHFQTVFNHDNQTLILTDKKTPANGSKLIKSAKDVQDMLSCFYYLRSKTPAELKVGTVINMNVWIDDEMFPFQLKVTGTENLKTKFGTINALKIIPSVKSGRVFKEKEGVTMWVSNDYNHIPLLLKAELAVGSLKASIDDYKNVKFPLNFTK from the coding sequence ATGAAGAAGATACTTACTATCATCACTTTATTCGCCTTCTTTTTAGGTTATTCTCAATTGACCAATGTTGCAGATGGAGAATCAATTAGTTTAAGAATACATTATGGATTCTTAAATGCCGGAACAGCGAATCTTACCACCAAAAAAGTTAATTATAAAGGAGTTCCACATTTATACGTAAAAGGAACAGGGCAAACCACGGGCGCTGTGAAAGCTTTTTTTAAAGTTGAAGATTTATATGAAAGCTACATTAATATCGATACAGAATTGCCTAGCTTTTATGTAAGAAACGTAAAAGAAGGGAGTTATACACAGCATTTTCAGACCGTTTTTAATCATGATAATCAAACATTGATTTTAACAGATAAAAAAACTCCAGCAAATGGTTCTAAATTAATTAAATCGGCAAAAGACGTGCAAGACATGCTCTCATGTTTTTATTACCTGAGAAGTAAAACGCCTGCAGAACTAAAAGTAGGAACCGTTATTAATATGAATGTATGGATTGATGATGAAATGTTTCCTTTCCAGCTTAAAGTAACAGGAACAGAAAATTTAAAGACAAAATTCGGAACTATTAATGCTTTAAAAATCATTCCTTCTGTGAAAAGCGGAAGAGTTTTTAAAGAAAAAGAAGGCGTTACGATGTGGGTAAGCAACGATTACAATCACATTCCTTTGTTATTGAAAGCTGAATTAGCGGTTGGATCTTTAAAAGCAAGTATTGATGATTATAAGAATGTGAAGTTTCCTCTAAATTTCACTAAATAA
- the recR gene encoding recombination mediator RecR, with amino-acid sequence MDYPSKVLAKAVEEISGLPGIGKKTALRLALHLLKQPNSRATSLGTSIINLVNEIKYCKECHNFSDFDICDICSNDKRSNELICIVEDVRDVIAIENTGKYRGKYLILGGKISPMEGVGPHQLNILSIEKKVQQGLAKEFIFALSATMEGDTTAYYIYKKFKNLGVQFSSIARGISVGDELEYADEISLGRSITNRLPYNEKD; translated from the coding sequence ATGGATTATCCAAGTAAAGTATTGGCGAAAGCAGTGGAGGAAATTTCCGGACTTCCGGGGATTGGGAAGAAAACTGCTTTACGTTTAGCGCTTCATTTATTGAAGCAGCCTAATTCCAGAGCGACAAGTTTGGGAACCTCAATCATCAATCTGGTGAATGAAATTAAATACTGCAAAGAATGCCATAATTTTTCAGATTTTGATATCTGTGATATCTGCAGCAACGACAAACGCAGTAATGAATTGATTTGCATTGTGGAAGACGTACGTGATGTTATCGCTATCGAAAATACAGGAAAGTATAGAGGGAAATATCTTATTTTGGGTGGAAAGATTTCTCCGATGGAAGGAGTAGGGCCACATCAATTGAATATTCTTAGTATCGAAAAGAAAGTGCAACAAGGTTTGGCAAAAGAATTTATATTCGCGTTAAGTGCGACGATGGAAGGCGATACAACCGCTTACTATATCTATAAAAAGTTCAAAAATTTGGGTGTTCAGTTTTCAAGTATTGCAAGGGGAATTTCGGTAGGAGATGAATTGGAATATGCAGACGAAATTTCTTTGGGGAGATCTATTACCAACAGGCTTCCATATAATGAAAAGGATTAA
- a CDS encoding phenylalanine--tRNA ligase subunit alpha, with amino-acid sequence MIEKIEELLAEVKGFNTKSKEEIENFRIKYNGKKGVLNDFFEKFKEVPNDQKKDFGQKINTLKQAVNAKLEDLKNASASSIILEKEDLTKPAFPLDLGSRHPINLVKNRIIEIFKSIGFAVADGPEIEDDWHNFTALNLPEYHPARDMQDTFFIEQNPDILLRTHTSSVQIRYMEENEPPIRILSPGRVFRNEAISSRSHCIFHQIEGLYIDENVSFADLKQTIQFFTTELFGKSKIRMRPSFFPFTEPSAEIDVYWGLNSETDYRITKGTGWLEIMGCGMVDPAVLKNVNIDPEKYSGYAFGMGIERITMLLYQMSDIRMFFENDIRTLEQFKSL; translated from the coding sequence ATGATTGAAAAGATAGAAGAATTGCTTGCTGAGGTTAAAGGCTTCAATACGAAAAGTAAAGAGGAAATAGAAAACTTCCGAATCAAGTATAATGGGAAAAAAGGAGTTCTGAATGATTTTTTTGAAAAATTTAAAGAAGTTCCCAACGATCAAAAGAAAGATTTTGGACAGAAAATTAATACTCTGAAGCAAGCGGTCAATGCAAAGTTGGAAGATTTGAAAAATGCTTCTGCTTCTTCTATTATTTTAGAAAAAGAAGATCTTACAAAACCTGCTTTTCCTTTAGATTTGGGATCTAGACATCCGATTAATTTAGTGAAAAACAGAATTATTGAGATTTTTAAATCCATTGGTTTTGCCGTTGCAGACGGGCCGGAAATTGAAGATGACTGGCACAATTTTACTGCGCTGAATCTTCCGGAATATCACCCTGCAAGAGACATGCAAGATACTTTCTTTATCGAGCAGAATCCGGATATTTTATTAAGAACACATACTTCTTCGGTACAAATTCGTTACATGGAGGAAAATGAACCGCCTATCAGAATTTTGTCTCCGGGAAGAGTTTTCAGAAATGAGGCAATTTCATCACGTTCACATTGTATTTTCCATCAGATTGAAGGTTTATATATTGATGAAAATGTAAGTTTTGCAGATTTAAAGCAGACGATTCAGTTTTTTACCACTGAACTTTTTGGAAAATCTAAAATCAGAATGAGACCTTCATTTTTCCCATTCACAGAGCCAAGTGCTGAGATTGATGTGTATTGGGGATTAAACTCTGAAACCGATTATAGAATTACCAAAGGAACGGGCTGGCTAGAAATTATGGGTTGCGGAATGGTAGACCCTGCTGTTTTGAAAAATGTAAATATTGATCCAGAAAAATATTCAGGATATGCTTTCGGGATGGGTATTGAAAGAATTACAATGCTGTTGTATCAAATGAGTGACATCAGGATGTTTTTTGAAAATGATATCAGAACTTTGGAACAGTTTAAATCACTGTAA
- a CDS encoding sensor histidine kinase, whose protein sequence is MKSKDDRPKSLNFRFRKIVHYSLIFCILLIQLIIAGFFYNEFVNRKNLAFIENQLKEVNTLENLTDDSRKELLSAQNFLQQYLTHADEKYLDSYFKSLEKIGKNLENINRYESKYPKLKSIIAYQKTDSLGSKKLKLLIDSTYEYSTKLNFKAPAFIPSLKRYDGNYNLDKYNFDIETKTIVDTVKKKGFFGRLGDAISGKENVRKDSTIITVKQGKVPEAAAIKADMDSIMNLVQHHYSREIKKVQVQAKGSQKNSNKFYTIFNNLLVYSNGVMNIYDFAIKESKADLEKEYAQRNSENNKIRTYLILGAMVLMFIVSILIMYFTRIAFIYEKRLNSANKQINENLKFKNRILGMLSHELRSPLKIIGIFIRKISKKTNDDNIKEYLKSISFTNNTLLMQANQILEYTKNQQVQNHLVPVVFNLKNEVTSILSSIAPYIETRNNKFIVEENINPEIEVYSDNTKINQVFMNILANANKFTENGEITVVTTAVSLDENTVSLVTTIKDTGVGISKSDLEKIFEPYYQGVLSEDVENLGAGLGLSLCKEIVELYSGKISVDSERNVGTTVSFTINLNINK, encoded by the coding sequence ATGAAGTCTAAAGATGACCGTCCAAAATCGTTGAATTTTAGATTCAGAAAAATTGTTCATTACTCTCTTATCTTTTGTATTTTATTGATACAGCTTATTATTGCTGGCTTTTTTTACAATGAGTTTGTTAACAGAAAGAATCTGGCATTTATTGAAAATCAATTAAAAGAAGTAAATACTCTCGAAAATTTAACAGATGATTCTCGCAAAGAACTTTTAAGCGCCCAGAATTTTCTTCAGCAATATTTAACCCATGCTGATGAAAAATACTTGGATTCTTATTTTAAATCTTTAGAAAAAATTGGTAAAAATTTAGAAAATATAAATCGTTACGAATCTAAATATCCCAAATTAAAAAGCATCATAGCCTATCAAAAAACAGATTCTTTAGGAAGTAAAAAACTAAAGTTATTGATCGATTCTACTTATGAGTATTCTACAAAATTAAATTTTAAAGCTCCTGCTTTTATACCTTCGCTTAAAAGATATGACGGTAATTATAATCTGGATAAATATAATTTTGACATAGAAACAAAAACTATTGTTGATACCGTTAAGAAAAAAGGTTTTTTCGGACGTTTGGGAGATGCCATATCCGGAAAAGAAAATGTACGTAAAGACAGTACAATCATTACGGTAAAACAAGGGAAAGTTCCCGAGGCTGCTGCAATAAAAGCAGATATGGATAGTATTATGAATCTTGTTCAGCATCACTATTCTAGAGAAATAAAAAAAGTTCAGGTTCAGGCAAAGGGAAGCCAAAAGAATAGTAATAAGTTTTATACTATATTCAACAATCTTTTGGTGTATAGCAATGGTGTAATGAACATCTATGATTTTGCAATAAAAGAATCTAAAGCCGATCTCGAAAAAGAATATGCACAGCGAAATTCTGAAAATAATAAGATCAGGACCTATCTCATCTTAGGAGCTATGGTTTTGATGTTTATTGTATCCATATTAATTATGTATTTCACCAGAATTGCATTTATCTATGAAAAAAGATTAAATTCTGCCAATAAACAGATTAACGAAAACCTTAAATTTAAAAATAGAATCCTTGGAATGCTAAGCCATGAGTTGCGATCACCATTAAAAATTATTGGCATTTTCATTAGAAAAATAAGTAAAAAAACCAATGACGACAATATCAAAGAATATTTAAAGTCAATTAGCTTTACCAATAATACTTTGTTGATGCAGGCGAATCAGATTTTAGAATACACCAAAAATCAACAGGTACAAAATCATTTGGTTCCGGTGGTTTTTAATCTTAAAAACGAAGTGACTTCTATTTTAAGTTCAATAGCACCCTACATTGAAACAAGGAATAATAAATTTATTGTTGAAGAAAATATTAACCCTGAAATTGAGGTATACTCTGATAATACAAAGATTAATCAGGTTTTTATGAATATACTTGCTAATGCCAATAAATTTACGGAGAACGGTGAAATAACCGTTGTGACTACAGCAGTATCTCTTGATGAAAATACTGTTTCTTTAGTCACCACGATAAAAGATACCGGAGTGGGAATTTCAAAATCTGATCTCGAAAAAATATTTGAACCGTATTATCAAGGAGTTCTTTCTGAAGATGTAGAAAATCTGGGTGCAGGTTTAGGATTGAGCTTGTGTAAAGAAATTGTAGAGTTGTATTCTGGTAAAATATCTGTAGATAGCGAAAGAAATGTAGGAACAACTGTAAGTTTTACAATTAATTTGAATATCAATAAATGA
- a CDS encoding GNAT family N-acetyltransferase, giving the protein MKITNTHQLNQEQKEQVLQLWNNEYPEKLAYKNIDGFESYLEKLNEVNHFILADKEKICGWAITFKRENETWFAIILSESLHGKGWGTKVLHELKQYKKELNGWVIDNNNDRKLNGNFYKSPLEFYIKNGFEVFSDIRLELEIMSAVKIKWIK; this is encoded by the coding sequence ATGAAAATCACAAACACCCATCAACTCAACCAAGAACAAAAAGAGCAGGTTCTGCAATTGTGGAATAATGAATATCCAGAAAAGCTGGCATACAAAAACATTGATGGTTTTGAATCATATCTTGAAAAGCTCAATGAAGTCAATCATTTTATTTTGGCAGATAAAGAAAAAATTTGCGGTTGGGCAATTACTTTTAAAAGAGAAAATGAAACATGGTTTGCGATTATTCTTTCTGAAAGCCTTCATGGTAAAGGTTGGGGAACAAAAGTTCTGCATGAACTGAAACAATATAAAAAAGAGTTAAACGGCTGGGTAATTGACAATAATAATGACCGAAAACTTAACGGAAATTTCTACAAATCTCCATTAGAATTTTATATAAAAAATGGTTTCGAAGTTTTCTCTGATATAAGACTTGAACTGGAAATCATGTCTGCTGTAAAAATTAAATGGATTAAATAA
- a CDS encoding response regulator — MNNLDTKTINFLLADDHSLIRQGIEFLLEEIGFDGEIYHASSLHKALETLEMQQVEIVVIDAIFPDGNSLNIISDIKSLKPEIKILVFSGVDETTQSIKYINAGANGFLSKLSEESEIKEAILKIHQTGKYISSITQDILIDSLQNRSSINPLQKLTERELEIAELYAKGYGNLEIANNLNVKQNTISTIKKRIFDKLHIENVVDLADLIKNYH; from the coding sequence ATGAATAATCTAGATACTAAAACCATTAACTTTTTGCTTGCTGATGATCATAGCCTCATAAGACAGGGCATAGAATTTCTTCTCGAAGAAATAGGTTTTGATGGTGAAATTTATCATGCATCATCGCTGCATAAAGCCCTAGAAACTTTAGAAATGCAGCAAGTGGAAATTGTAGTAATAGACGCTATTTTTCCAGATGGAAACAGCTTGAATATAATTTCTGATATCAAAAGTCTGAAGCCTGAAATTAAAATTCTGGTGTTTTCTGGAGTAGACGAAACTACACAGTCTATTAAATACATTAATGCCGGAGCCAACGGCTTCCTGAGTAAACTGAGCGAAGAAAGTGAAATAAAAGAAGCGATTCTAAAAATCCATCAAACAGGAAAATATATATCCTCTATTACCCAGGATATTCTAATTGATTCTTTGCAAAACCGAAGCAGCATTAATCCTTTACAAAAACTTACTGAAAGAGAGCTGGAGATTGCAGAGCTGTACGCAAAAGGGTACGGAAATCTCGAAATTGCCAATAATCTTAATGTAAAGCAAAATACAATCAGTACCATTAAGAAACGGATTTTTGATAAACTGCATATCGAAAATGTAGTTGATTTGGCAGATTTAATCAAAAACTACCATTAG
- a CDS encoding LURP-one-related/scramblase family protein has translation MILNNLNYPLDFKFKITTLASDFNITDRHGNYVAYVRQKMFKLKEDVIVFNDESKAKELFRIQANQWIDFNASYSIKDTIGKNFGRLARKGMRSIWKSSYNVLDEADQQKFTITEDNAWVKFFDGMVGEIPIIGMFTGYFLNPSYTVKGMDGKEYFTLKKMPSFFGRRFQLDRLIDIDDEDESLVVLSFLMMVLLERARG, from the coding sequence ATGATACTTAACAACCTCAACTATCCGCTGGATTTTAAATTTAAAATAACAACTTTGGCCAGCGATTTCAACATTACCGACCGACATGGAAATTATGTCGCTTACGTTCGTCAGAAAATGTTTAAACTAAAAGAAGATGTTATTGTTTTTAATGATGAAAGCAAAGCCAAAGAATTGTTCAGAATTCAGGCCAACCAATGGATTGATTTTAATGCATCTTACTCGATTAAAGATACGATTGGAAAAAACTTCGGAAGACTTGCCAGAAAAGGAATGCGCTCTATCTGGAAATCATCTTACAATGTTTTAGACGAAGCTGACCAGCAAAAATTTACCATTACAGAAGATAATGCGTGGGTAAAATTTTTCGACGGAATGGTTGGTGAGATCCCAATTATCGGAATGTTTACCGGATATTTTCTTAACCCCTCTTACACCGTAAAAGGAATGGATGGAAAAGAATATTTTACGCTAAAAAAAATGCCTTCATTCTTCGGAAGAAGATTTCAGTTAGACCGATTAATTGACATCGATGATGAAGATGAAAGTTTGGTTGTTTTATCATTTTTGATGATGGTTTTACTTGAAAGAGCGAGAGGATAA
- a CDS encoding LOG family protein has product MKSITVFCGSSFGLDEIYKEQAFLLGKTLAKQNIQLIYGGANVGLMGAVADGTIQNGGQAIGVLPHFLQSKEIAHQNLTELILVETMHERKTKMNELCDGVIVLPGGYGTLEEFFEMITWAQLGLHKKPIAILNIDGFYDDLIKLVQTMVDKGFLKQINQEMLLVSDSIDALLEKMRNYKAPTVGKWISTEEV; this is encoded by the coding sequence ATGAAAAGTATCACTGTATTTTGCGGTTCGAGTTTCGGTTTAGATGAAATTTATAAAGAACAGGCATTTTTGTTAGGAAAAACTTTAGCAAAACAAAATATCCAACTCATTTATGGCGGTGCAAATGTCGGATTAATGGGCGCCGTTGCAGATGGAACGATTCAAAATGGTGGACAGGCAATTGGAGTTCTGCCCCATTTTTTGCAATCAAAAGAAATTGCACATCAAAATCTGACCGAACTTATTTTGGTCGAAACCATGCACGAAAGAAAAACCAAAATGAATGAACTTTGCGACGGTGTGATTGTTCTTCCCGGAGGTTACGGAACTTTGGAAGAGTTTTTCGAAATGATAACCTGGGCACAACTCGGGCTCCATAAGAAACCCATTGCTATTCTGAACATCGACGGATTTTATGATGATTTAATTAAACTGGTCCAGACAATGGTGGATAAAGGATTTTTAAAACAAATCAATCAGGAAATGCTTTTGGTAAGTGATTCTATTGATGCGCTTTTAGAAAAAATGAGAAATTATAAGGCTCCGACGGTTGGAAAGTGGATATCAACGGAGGAAGTTTAA
- a CDS encoding YceI family protein, producing the protein MKKILFSLAIPALFTVVSCSKEKPVTSDAHEVTTTKDGSRFVLDTLNSNVEWKGYKVFKSENTSHFGTIKFESGDVTVKDGKLESGKFVADMESLSSEDLKNDAEQHGKLNGHLKSADFFEVEKFPTSSYEITKVSSSSEGDYNTVLDGNLTIKGITKPMQFKANVAINGAEVSIATEPKDVMREDFGVKFQSPAANGVIKNEVTLQIKVKALEKK; encoded by the coding sequence ATGAAAAAAATACTATTTTCTCTCGCAATTCCTGCTTTGTTCACTGTGGTTTCTTGTTCAAAAGAAAAACCGGTAACTAGCGATGCTCATGAAGTGACGACAACGAAAGATGGAAGCAGATTTGTTTTGGATACTTTAAACAGTAATGTAGAATGGAAAGGATATAAGGTTTTTAAATCTGAAAATACGAGTCATTTTGGAACCATCAAATTTGAAAGTGGTGATGTTACGGTAAAAGACGGAAAGCTGGAAAGCGGAAAGTTTGTAGCAGATATGGAGTCTCTAAGCTCTGAAGACTTGAAAAATGATGCAGAACAACATGGAAAACTTAACGGTCATCTGAAGAGTGCTGACTTTTTTGAGGTTGAAAAATTTCCAACATCTTCTTATGAAATTACAAAAGTGAGCTCGTCTTCAGAAGGTGATTATAATACCGTTTTGGATGGGAATTTAACGATAAAAGGAATTACAAAACCTATGCAGTTTAAAGCAAATGTTGCGATAAATGGAGCAGAAGTAAGCATTGCAACTGAGCCTAAAGACGTGATGAGGGAAGATTTTGGAGTGAAATTTCAATCTCCTGCTGCAAACGGAGTAATTAAAAATGAAGTGACTCTTCAGATTAAAGTTAAAGCTTTAGAGAAGAAATAA
- a CDS encoding 2Fe-2S iron-sulfur cluster-binding family protein, whose product MSDINIKITDREGVTHDIAAPTDMSMNLMEIIRAYELAEEGTIGVCGGMAMCASCQVYVLEDPGLEPMGDEEDAMLAEAYHVESNSRLGCQLHMVPSMEGLAVAIAPYP is encoded by the coding sequence ATGAGCGATATAAATATTAAAATTACCGATAGAGAAGGTGTTACGCATGATATTGCTGCTCCTACAGATATGTCGATGAACCTGATGGAGATCATCCGTGCTTATGAATTGGCAGAAGAAGGCACTATCGGAGTTTGTGGCGGAATGGCAATGTGCGCTTCGTGTCAGGTTTATGTACTGGAAGATCCGGGACTAGAGCCAATGGGAGATGAAGAAGATGCTATGTTAGCAGAAGCTTATCATGTAGAAAGCAATAGCCGATTAGGTTGTCAATTGCATATGGTTCCTTCAATGGAAGGTCTTGCTGTAGCAATTGCTCCTTATCCTTAA